One Aegilops tauschii subsp. strangulata cultivar AL8/78 chromosome 2, Aet v6.0, whole genome shotgun sequence genomic window, gctgaacacggaggtgccgtacgttcggtacttggatcggttggatcgtgaagacgttcgactacatcaaccgtgttaacaTACTGgttccgttttcggtctacgagggtacgtggacacactctccccctctcgttgctatgcatctcctagatagattttgcgtgatcgtaggatttttttgaaattacatgctacgttccccaacagacgCCCCCCGGGGGGCGAGCCCCCTGAGCTTGTGGCCATCTCGTGGcccttctggcctcctcccgaagtTTTCAGGGTGTCTTGTGGTTcaagaaaaatcgtcaaaaagtttcgttccattcggactCCGTTTGCTATTGATTTTCTATAAaaacaaaaacaaggaaaaagcaAGCAACTGGCTGTAGGCACTagtttaataggttagtccccaaaaatgatataaaatagcataataatgcatataaaacatccaagattgataatataataggatggaacaataaaaaattatagatacgttggagacgtatcaggaggcGATGTATGCACGTCGATCGATCCCGAGGCCGCGCTCCTCCGCCGCTCTCTAACGACGGCGGAGACGTCTGCGTGGCGCCTCTGCCGCAAGAATGCCAAGGCGCTCTGACTCGGCATCGAGTTGTCGGAGCACGAGGCAAACAAGGAGGCAGCGGTGAAGGCGAAGGCTGCCCGCCATGCGAATGAGTAGGACCGGGCAAAAGGTGCAGCTCTGACTCTGACCTGGCGGACGACTCCACCTCTAGCTCCGACGACGACGCACCTCTGCACGCCGACGCCTACACAGAGGAGGGGCACAACCGCGCCAACAACCTGAAGGGGAAGGGGCCGGCAAGGAAATGGTGATTTCCTCCGCCCTTCCCCGTTCTATTTATATTTTATCTATGTTTTATTAGTAGTTTGTACCTTGTAGTATGGATTTGCACTGTCCTCTGTTGAACTCTGATGAACTATGTTCCTCTTGTCCGGTGATGAAATGTTGATCCACTGAACTGCGTGTTGATCATGTGTTTACGTAGCGTTCCATGATTGTTTCGGATATGCGGGTCGCAGGTGTGGAGGGCAACATATGAGACGTGTCCGGACGCGTCCGCTGGAGTTTGAGAGGCCGGATTTGCTAAGtctggttgtagatgctcttagtgCTGTATCTAAAACAAATCTTTTTGAAGCATTTGGTGAGAGAAAACTTACGAGATAGCTACTCTCAATGTTAAGACTAATGTCAAAATTAAGATATGGTTGATTTCTCTTTCCTCATTAAATAAGATGCTACATCAGATCTTTGACTATGAAATGATACGGCTAACCGTAATGAGAGGATCATAACTAATAATGTATACatgcaattttgatgaggtgccGTAGAActaaatgaagaaagagatggtTGAGTATCATATTATGATACCGTCTCATAAAAGTTTCTATTCTATTATGTATCaggcatggcaataaatgagataTGATATTATTTTTGAACATAATGAGATATGATACTATTTTTGAACATAGTGGGATATGACAatttatgatactatgcactatgaaATTAGTATCACACACTAGTATCATAAGCATGATAATGATACATGATACTCCCACTACAAATATATAAGCATTAAAAGTGCACCGAAATTGTCTATACGTTCAATTTTGGACGATCAAGCATTACATCTACGTGATCGAACGTATATCTTTTTTATTTTGTGGGGCAAACGTACATATCACTCCATCGATCTTCATGATCTGGCAAAATATTATGTGACTTCAACACCACTTGGGCAATCTTCACCTAAACAAACGGTGCCGCTTTGTTTGTTTCAGAAAATAAATGAAGAAAAGGTACCACACCCAGTTTCGACGCTTCTCCGGCGTACATATATATATACTCCCACTGGAAAACATTTTAGTATCGAACAGAGCTTGGCACTTGGTTCCCGAGACTGCAGCGACAGTAGGGACTCCACAACAGTTTTGCACGTGGGGACGACCTTACGAGCCCCTACACCTATGGTACATACTAACTTGAGTAGTGCACACACTATATATATTACTGCATTTCACAAAGTTTGCTTGAACTTATGTTCGGATTCATCCATAGTTGACAGACTAGTAACAACCAATATGTGCTGGTGATCAATGATCAACTGACTATGCATGTGTGCCTGTGTGAAACGTGCTTACTAATTAATCTGGCAGGGTATCATCGGCATCCGCATGGCCACCCTGCTCCTCGCTGCCCTCGCGTGGTGTAgtgtgctcgccgccgccggcggcggcgaggtggaCGGCGTGTTCAACGTCAAGGACTACGGTGCTCGAGGCGACGGGGTCACGGACGACACCAAGGTACGTACGCCGCACGCGCGCGATGCCCGAGTTGCCGTTGCGCTCTCGATCGAAATGAGACCTACGTGACGGATGTGTGCTCATTATCTGTACTCTATGGGAAGGCGTTCGTGGACGCATGGACCGCGGCGTGCGGCGCCAGGGGCTCGTCGGCGTCGACGCTGCTCGTGCCGGCAGCCAAGTCCTTCCTCGTCGGCCCCACCAGGTTCAACGGGCCCTGCGCCTCCACCGGAATTACCGTCCAGGCACGCATACACCGTTCGTCTTTCCTGATCTTGTCTTAGATCTGGGCCGTGGTttgcgtggcttcatcttcgTGCGGCCCTTGCTTTGACTGTCGTAGGTCTTGGGCACGATTATGGCGCCGCCGGCGGGCGCATGGAGCGGGAAGAACTATTGGCTGATGTTCTACAAGGTCCACGGGCTCACGGTTACCGGCGGCAGCACCGGCTTGCTCGACGGCAGAGGCTGGACGTGGTGGCACAACAAATGCAGAGGCTATGCTGTGAGCCCAACTCATCTCTTGCAAGAAAGAACGAAAATCTTTTAATTCTTCCTTGCATTGGTGCCTCTTAATTTATTTATCAATCTTCGTCTGTGAGAAAGTATTTAATTGCTGATCTTTCCTTTAAAACGAAGCATTTATCAGTTTCCACTCACCTATTTTTTCTATATATAAGTTTTCACTCACCTATTTTTTTCTGTACATAAGTTTTCACTCACCTGTTATTGTTGTTTTCTTTCAGGACTGTGTAACCAAGGCACCGACGGTTAGTACAAACATAAGCAAGTATAGTATGTAGGTAATTAGCATTCATAGATCGACGTGCATGTAACCTCATTGCGTACGTACCACCATATCGATCCATGCAGGCGTTGGTGGTCATGAGCTGCGCCGACGTGGAGCTGCGCCAATTCAGAAGCAAGGACAGCCCGCAGATGCACATCGCCGTCAGCCAGAGCAGCAAGGTCCACCTGACGCAGCTGACCATCACCGCGCCCGGGGACAGCCCCAACACCGACGGCGTGCACATCGACCGGAGTGAAGACGTCCGCGTCAGCAGATCGACCATCGGCACCGGCGACGACTGCGTCTCCATCAGCTCCAGGAGCCGATTCGTCACCGTCGACGGAGTCGTGTGCGGCCCCGGCCATGGCATAAGGTAACAAAGGTTTTCCATCGATCTGCGTTTTCCTCTAGCATGCACTCGAAGAAGAGGAGTAAATGATGTGGTGGCCGGGCTTGTGTTTCTTGGCTAGTGTGGGGAGCCTGGGCAGGAACGGGGCGACCGCATCCGTGGAGTACATCGACGTGAAAAACGTCCACTTCATCAACACCACAAATGGGGCAAGGATCAAGACGTGGCAGGTAAACGAAGTTGAAACTGGCCTTCTCTTACTAACAAGCTGATCTGACGCGCGCCCCGGTGATCATATTGTATCTTCGCACTGCAGGGTGGGAAAGGTTACGCGAAGTCCATCTCCTTCACCGACATAATGTTCACCAACGTGGACAATCCTGTGGTCATCAACCAGTTCTACGTAGACCGCCACCATGTCCCAAATATGGTAGTCCATGTGTTCATTAACTGTTGGACGATCTGTATACGTGTGGAGCAGCTAGTACTAAATGTTTGTGCGTCTTCTGGGTGTCTTAATTTGCTGTAGGGGGCGGTGGCGCTGAGCAACATAACCTACAAGAACCTGAGGGGGACATCGAAGCACAAGACGGCCGTGGACTTCCACTGCAGCGAGATCGGCAGCTGCACGAACATCCACGTCAACTCCGTGGCGATCTCTGCTGCAGACGGCGGAGGAACCGTGGCCCGCTGCCAGAACGCGCAAGGGGACACCTCCGGATACGTCTACCCCAAGATCCCTTGCCTTAGATAATACTAATAACTAGCAGGTAGAAGGCGCGGCGGCACGCCGCGCCCTGATCTAGGCCCGCGCGTGTTTATGTGCGTGTAAATTTTTTTTTTAAAGTAAGAGAAGGGGTGGCAGTGGTATTGGGGTCGAGCTGGTTGCGAATAAATCTTTCTGACAGACTTCAGAAATTTTCATTGCACACTGGTAGACTATGAAATTATTATCCGGAATCAGTTGTTTATTATTTGACACTTTCAACTTATGTCTATCAATATCTGATGCATCATTAACAGAAATTCAACACATATGTCCGGTGAAAAGTCAACTTCGTAATCGTTGCAAGTTCAAAATCAAATCTTACTGGGTATATTAATTCATGTGGGTTGTAGTACCTTATAACCAATTCAGTACTGCACTCTCCTGTAGTATTATGATTCAAAAGTTTCCAGCTGGGTAGTGCTATCAAAGTTACTATTTTTCAAGAATTTCCTACATGTATGGACAGTCTGTTCAATAAAAGAGATGCTAAAATCATATCGTGCACGGACAGAAGTTgaatatttctttatttttctgTAGGCATTTGCACCCTTTTGAAATTTTTCGAAGGACATGATTTGATCAACCAGTGAAAAGAAATTTGAATTGTTTATATAGTAGTTCTCAAAGCAAAGAAGCCAAACTAATTAAGAAACTTCATGTAAAAAAATCTATCAAAAGAAAGTCAAATTGTTTATATAGTACAGTAGTTCCCACATCAAAGAAGCAAACTATTACGAAAGTTAATTTAAGAAAAGAAGACTTCACAGTGGCTTGGAAAACATCAATGGAGAATTCTGAAACTTGGCTCGAAAAATGTGTCTGAAGATCATGAATATCACGTGCAATTAGGTTACTACGTGAAATCCTACAATTACACTATACCAATGAGCCGGCGGTCCCATGGCTGCGACCGGGGGACGGCGGAGCGACGCGGAGGTGCTGGGCAGCGCAGCTCTCTGGCGGTGCGGTGGCTAGATGTGCTGCCTTGCTCTGTTTGGGCAGATCCTCTGCTCCAGATCTGGCTTCTTGGGCAGCGGTTCACATTGCTGTTGGTCATCGGGGCTGCGGCTGGGGGGTCGGCGGTGGTGCTGTCGGCGGGGTCTGCTGTGGTGGCGGTCGAGTGTAGTGGATGGCAGAGAGGGATTGCGTGCAGGCGACAGCAAGGTCCTCCTTGGCTCCGGTATGTGCAGGTGCTCGAGGTGAGCGACTGTGGATTCGGGCGGCTCCTTCTGGACGTAGCGGGGACGCTTGTTGTGATCTGGAAGCTGGGTAAGGAGGCCTGCATTGCCGGACTCGGCGGCTGGCCATGCGGAGAAGAGCGGGATGGGATGCTCCAGGCGAAAGCCTATTGTCGACCTTGTCGGCAACAATGATGGCGACGCCTTTTGGCGTCGCTTCCCTTCATGAAGGCGTCATTGGGGAGCTCCTATTCTCACTCTTTCTGTGCTCCGGGTGAAAGCCTATGATCCTTCTCTGGATCAGGCGACGATGGCATCTTTGATGGCGTTTTCCTCCTTGGGGGCGTTGTTTTGGAGTCACGGATCCGCGGTTGGCTGCCTAATGTCTGGGATGAAGCGGTTGTTGGGTGATGGGGTTGTTTGGTGGTGGCGGTAGAAGTGAGCTATGGTAGCGACCGGCGCCTTGGTCGTTCTGAGGGTGGACCTGTCTCTTGGGGGCTCGTGGCGGCGGTGAGGTCTCGGGTTTCGGTGCCCTTCGACGGCGCATGAGGTTTTGTTGCCTTGTTGTGCTTTGGATCCCTCTATTTGTGATGGTGGCCATGGTGTGGCCTAGAGGAGGTACAGGGCTGTCTCGGCGGATCAGTGCCCTTCGGCACGGTCTATGACTCTCTTTGTCGTGACGTGCCTAGGCAGTGGGAGGCCCTTCGATGGTGGCTGCGACTCTCCTAGCTCTTCAAGGTGCTGAGTGATCGCAAAGCAGCTGATGACTTCTTCTCTACGTCTTCTCGGTGGCGGATCTCCTTTCGGCTGATCCAACAAAGCTAGCTCCTGCTCTTCTCGGTCTGCCTAGGTGCTCAGTTCTTGATGTTGGCTGTGTGTCTCACTCACTTCTGGTTCTTCTTCTTGTGTCTCTGTTGTTCCCTGTAACTCTCTGGTGCGTGTTGTGTGCAATCTGTTGCACCTGTTGTGTTGTATCCTACTCTTATCTATAATGAAAATGTTTCAGGCCGGCGTAAGCCCGCCGTAGCACCGTAAAAAAAAAACTATACCACATGTTATTTTCCTAACATGAAAGCCGGAAGATGGCTATAAAGCTGGTGGCTGCTTCAGGACTATTAACACATAAACGTTCATAGATAGAGCCGTCCGACCAAGGTGTGGACCAGTCCTTGAGCACAAAGGAAAAAGGACATAATCCATTATGTTTTAGTCCTGAAGCAACTATACTTTTGGCTATAGAAAGTTCATCGATTTTTTCCCTTCATTTGACAACACCAAAAGAAAATATAGCGATAAATGCCAGAAAGTATACATGAGCGCCATGTAAATTACTGGAATATATTGAAACATGCCCGGTCTAGTTATATCAAAAACAAGGACATATAAATCTGTTTCTAAATTCAGTAATTACTGAAACAGATCAGCGTCACTCATACTCTTAAATTAAGAGTATTGGATAACATACTACCTATTTAGCTTCTACCACAGAGCAGCATAAAAGGAGTGCAAATATTGGCATGAATCCCAGAATCGTTCCCTCATCTTTCCCTGACCAGCAGGTAATAAAAGTCTGAATAATAAGATTAGAATTCAGGGAATACTCTCTTGTCGACCATTAAATTTTGAGTCACTAATATTTTTCAACCAACAAGTAAAAGCAAACTATATTTAAAAAATGAGCCCACCAGTACTGGAAGTACTTGACAACAAACTATAAGAATTAATCCTAGAACTGTCCCCTTGATTCAATGAAGCTTCTCAGTAGGCAGTTCACATAAATTGCGGCACACCTAATGGTAAGAAATACTATAGGGAACCTAAAAGGATGAGCAATAGTTTGCAATGTACAAACACACAAAAGCAATTTTTCAACACTACTATTTCCAGTACAGGCAGGGAATACGCTTCTCCAATTCAATGTAGTCAAAAGTCAATTAGGCTCACTCTAAATCTATGACATATTGTTCCAAAAGCCTTCATATAAAAAACAGAAACATGAGCCTAATAAAGGAATTAATGTTCCAGCTGTCGTCGTCTCAGCTGCCCGCGTCAGGTGGGGAGCGTGGGCAGATGGCCCAGCGCTCTTGCCCCTTGCGCTCGCCGGGGCCGGTGCCGGCGCCAGGTCCTGGGGCTCCTCTGCATCCGGGAGGTGGGGGTGGGGCGGGAGGCCTTACCCCTATCGAGGCTACTAGGGAGGAGGTTATAGCTTTTGGAGGCATCCCGGATCCTGTTTCTGAGGGGCGGCGGATGAG contains:
- the LOC109769397 gene encoding polygalacturonase ADPG1-like, whose translation is MGIIGIRMATLLLAALAWCSVLAAAGGGEVDGVFNVKDYGARGDGVTDDTKAFVDAWTAACGARGSSASTLLVPAAKSFLVGPTRFNGPCASTGITVQVLGTIMAPPAGAWSGKNYWLMFYKVHGLTVTGGSTGLLDGRGWTWWHNKCRGYADCVTKAPTALVVMSCADVELRQFRSKDSPQMHIAVSQSSKVHLTQLTITAPGDSPNTDGVHIDRSEDVRVSRSTIGTGDDCVSISSRSRFVTVDGVVCGPGHGISVGSLGRNGATASVEYIDVKNVHFINTTNGARIKTWQGGKGYAKSISFTDIMFTNVDNPVVINQFYVDRHHVPNMGAVALSNITYKNLRGTSKHKTAVDFHCSEIGSCTNIHVNSVAISAADGGGTVARCQNAQGDTSGYVYPKIPCLR